Proteins found in one Paralichthys olivaceus isolate ysfri-2021 chromosome 19, ASM2471397v2, whole genome shotgun sequence genomic segment:
- the cdc42bpb gene encoding serine/threonine-protein kinase MRCK beta isoform X7, translated as MSAQVRLKRLEELLLEQRVEGCVSVEALLDLLLCLHSECSHGPLKREKHITDFLEWVRPFTTTVKDMRLHRDDFEMLKVIGRGAFGEVAVVKMKHTERVYAMKILNKWEMLKRAETACFREERDVLVKGDSQWITTLHYAFQDDNYLYLVMDYYVGGDLLTLLSKFEDRLPEDMAKFYVAEMVLAIHSIHQQNYIHRDIKPDNVLLDVNGHIRLADFGSCLRMMEDGTVQSSVAVGTPDYISPEILQAMEDGMGRYGPECDWWSLGVCMYEMLYGETPFYAESLVETYGKIMNHEERFQFPSHVTDVSEDAKDLIQRLLCSREHRIGLNGLSDFKSHAFFSGINWDNIRSAEAPYIPDVSSPTDTSNFDVDDDVLKNPDITPPVSHTGFTGQHLPFVGFTYTTDSCFSDRSSVSQAGHSRHQETEGGVGGGEEVEAFERRIRRLEQEKQELNRKLQESTQALQAPTRGGTLTRDKEIKKLNEEIERLKKKLADSDRLEHQLEEAVTLRQDYESSASKLKSVERQVKTLRQEKEDVHKQLSDSLERLRSHTKELKEAHSQRKLALQEFSELSERMTELRASKQRLSRQLRDKEEEMDALLQKMDAMKQEIRKTEKNRKELEAQLDDAKAEASKERKLREHSEVYSKQLETELESLKSQQGRGAATGGAESQQELSRLKAELDKKILFYEEELLRRDSAHSSEIKNLRKDLHESEGAQLAANKELLQVRDKLDKAKRDRQTEMDEAVVTLKGNFEREKHLLTEENRKMTVETDKLCAFVDKLTAQNRQLEDELQDVSSKRESVAHWEAQIAEIIQWVSDEKDARGYLQALATKMTEELETLRSSNLGTRPLDPLWKVRRSQKLDMSARLELQSALDAEIRAKQLVLDELRKVKAANINLESKLKESEERSREMGEQMENLKKEMEDSRSRSDRGLKLPDFQDSIFEYFNTSPLAPDLTFRTLEIDCITQRSGTLSPSPSTTSEHEEVKAASVPSSPSPTYQSSALTTPKPKAHQLSIKTFSSPTQCTHCTSLMVGLLRQGYACEVCSFICHVTCKDHAPLVCPIPAEQAKRPQGIDVQRGIGTAYKGFVRVPKPSGVKKGWQRAFAVVSDCKLFLYDVPEGKSTQPGVVASLVLDLRDEEFSVSSVLASDVIHATRKDIPCIFRVTSSQLISQISSVSLLVLAESELEKRKWVRILESLQSILTKNLLRSQPVHVLHEAYDASLPVIKTTLSAAVIDRERVALGTEDGLFVVEVTRDVIVRAVDSKKVYQIDLIPKEKIVALLCGRNRHVHLLPWGVLEGAEPAFDFKLAETKGCQALTTGVLRPGGPACLLGAVKRQVQCYEITRAKPHHKKLWEVQAPGSVQWLGMVKERLCVGYPSGFALLALQGESSPISLVSPGDPSLAFLSQHPLDALHALEVGSNELLLCFSQLGIYVDGQGRRSRTQELMWPATPLACSSNSSHLTVYSEYGVDVFDIHTTEWVQTISLCKIRPLNPEGTLNLLSSEPARLIYFSNTSSEGDLTIPETSDHSRKLMVRTRSKRKFLFKVPEEERLQQRREMLRDPELRSRMISNPTNFNHVAHMGPGDGMQVLMDLPLSVMPSSQDDSVKDKPRPLSSISRQHRSKTHITRTASGTHTLTHTHIHLSPVTSSDILISIGSDFGGGARGVSELDQDLDREPDSDSTKHSTPSNSSNPSSPNSPHRSRLTLDSLDSEP; from the exons ATGTCGGCTCAGGTCCGTCTGAAGcggctggaggagctgctgctggagcagcGGGTGGAgggatgtgtgagtgtggaggCGCTGCTCgacctgctgctctgcctccacTCCGAGTGCTCCCACGGGCCGCTGAAGAGGGAGAAGCACATCACTGACTTCCTGGAGTGGG tgagaCCGTTCACCACCACAGTGAAGGACATGCGGCTGCACAGGGATGATTTTGAGATGCTGAAGGTGATTGGACGAGGAGCTTTTGGAGAG gttgCCGTGGTgaagatgaaacacacagagagagtttACGCCATGAAGATCCTCAATAAGTGGGAGATGTTAAAGAGAGCAGAG ACTGCGTGTTTCCGTGAAGAGCGTGACGTTCTGGTGAAAGGAGACAGTCAATGGATCACAACTCTGCACTATGCCTTCCAGGACGACAACTACCTG TACCTGGTAATGGACTACTACGTTGGCGGAGACCTGCTGACTCTGCTCAGTAAGTTTGAGGATCGTCTTCCGGAGGACATGGCGAAGTTCTACGTGGCAGAGATGGTTCTCGCCATCCACTCCATCCACCAGCAGAACTACATCCACAG AGACATTAAACCTGACAACGTCCTTCTCGATGTCAACGGTCACATCCGTCTGGCCGACTTCGGATCCTGTCTCCGCATGATGGAGGACGGCACG GTCCAGTCCTCGGTGGCGGTGGGAACTCCGGACTACATCTCCCCTGAGATCCTGCAGGCGATGGAAGACGGGATGGGACGCTATGGACCCGAGTGTGACTGGTGGTCTCTGGGAGTCTGCATGTACGAGATGCTGTATGGAGAAACGCCGTTCTACGCGGAGTCGCTGGTGGAAACTTACGGAAAGATCATGAACCATGAG GAGCGTTTCCAGTTCCCGTCCCACGTGACCGACGTGTCGGAGGATGCCAAAGACCTGATCCAGCGCCTGCTTTGCTCTAGAGAACATCGGATTGGTCTGAACGGGCTCTCCGACTTCAAGAGCCACGCGTTTTTCAGTGGCATCAACTGGGACAACATCCGGTCGGCTGAGGCCCCCTACATCCCAGACGTGTCCTCGCCCACTGACACATCCAACTTTGATGTGGACGACGATGTCCTCAAGAACCCG gacATCACCCCACCAGTGTCTCACACTGGTTTCACTGGTCAGCACCTCCCCTTCGTTGGCTTCACCTACACCACCGACAGTTGCTTCTCCGACCGCAGCTCCGTCAGCCAGGCAGGGCACAGCCGCCACCAGGAAACTGAGGGAGGGGTTGGGGGAGGTGAAGAGGTGGAGGCGTTTGAGAGGAGGATCCGCCGCctggagcaggagaagcaggaacTGAACCGCAAACTGCAGG AGTCGACTCAGGCGCTGCAGGCCCCGACTAGAGGTGGAACTCTGACTCGAGACAAAGAGATCAAGAAATTGAATGAGGAGATCGAGCGGCTGAAGAAGAAGCTGGCAG ACTCTGATAGGCTGGAGCACCAGCTAGAGGAGGCGGTTACCCTCAGACAGGATTATGAGAGCTCCGCCTCCAAACTGAAGAGTGTGGAGAGACAGGTGAAGACACTGAGGCAAGAGAAGGAGGATGTCCATAAG cagctgtcCGACTCTCTGGAGCGCCTGAGGAGTCACACGAAGGAGTTGAAGGAGGCTCACTCTCAGAGGAAGTTGGCACTGCAGGAGTTCTCAGAGCTGTCAGAGAGGATGACCGAACTCCGTGCCTCCAAACAGCGTCTGTCCCGTCAGCTCCgggacaaagaggaggagatggacgcCCTCCTGCAGAAGATGGATGCCATGAAACAGGAGATCCGCAAGACTGAGAAGAACCGCAAGGAG CTGGAGGCTCAGCTGGACGACGCCAAGGCCGAGGCATCAAAGGAGCGGAAGCTGAGGGAGCACAGTGAGGTCTACTCCAAACAGCTGGAGACGGAGCTGGAGAGCCTAAAG TCTCAGCAGGGTCGGGGAGCAGCCACCGGGGGGGCAGAGTCTCAGCAGGAGCTGTCCCGTCTGAAGGCGGAGCTTGATAAGAAGATTTTGTTCTatgaggaggagctgctgaggaGAGACTCTGCCCACTCCTCAGAGATCAAGAACCTCCGCAAAGACCTGCACGAGTCTGAGGGGGCACAGCTCGCTGCCAacaaggagctgctgcaggtccGAGACAAGCTGGACAAGGCCAAGAGAGACAG acAAACTGAGATGGATGAAGCTGTGGTGACGCTGAAGGGAAATTTTGAGCGAGAGAAACATCTGCTGAcggaagaaaacaggaaaatgacaGTGGAGACAGACAAG TTGTGCGCGTTCGTGGACAAACTAACTGCTCAGAATCGTCAGCTGGAGGATGAGCTTCAGGATGTGTCGtcgaagagagagagtgtcGCTCACTGGGAGGCTCAGATTGCTGAAATCATCCAGTG GGTGAGCGATGAGAAGGATGCTCGAGGTTACCTTCAGGCTCTGGCCACCAAGATGACGGAGGAACTGGAAACACTACGTAGCTCCAACCTGGGGACCAGGCCTCTG gACCCGCTGTGGAAGGTGCGTCGCAGTCAGAAGTTGGACATGTCGGCTCGTCTGGAACTTCAGTCGGCCCTAGACGCTGAGATCAGAGCCAAACAGCTGGTTTTGGATGAGCTGCGAAAAGTCAAAGCTGCCAACATCAATCtggagag TAAGCTTAAGGAGTCTGAAGAGAGGAGTAGGGAGATGGGGGAACAGATGGAGAATCTGAAGAAGGAGATGGAGGACAGTCGCTCCCGTTCAGACAGAG GTCTGAAGCTTCCAGATTTCCAAGACTCcatctttgaatatttcaacACGTCACCTCTGGCTCCAGACCTGACCTTCAGA ACCTTAGAGATAGACTGCATCACCCAGAGATCGGGGACCCTCTCCCCCTCACCCTCTACCACATCCGAACACGAG GAAGTTAAAGCAGCATCAGTCCCATCAAGCCCCTCCCCCACCTACCAGAGCTCAGCACTGACCACACCAAAA cccAAAGCTCATCAGCTGAGCATCAAGACGTTCTCCAGTCCAACTCAGTGTACACACTGCACCTCACTGATGGTGGGACTCCTCCGCCAGGGCTACGCCTGCGAAG tgtgtTCCTTCATCTGTCACGTTACCTGTAAAGACCACGCCCCCCTAGTCTGTCCAATCCCAGCAGAGCAGGCCAAGAGGCCTCAGGGCATCGACGTCCAGAGAGGCATCGGCACTGCGTACAAGGGATTTGTCAGG gtTCCTAAGCCCAGCGGCGTAAAGAAGGGCTGGCAGCGAGCGTTCGCCGTGGTCTCTGACTGTAAACTGTTTCTCTATGATGTCCCAGAGGGGAAGTCCACGCAGCCAGGTGTGGTGGCCAGTCTGGTCCTAGACCTCAG AGATGAGGAGTTCTCCGTAAGCTCTGTCTTGGCATCAGATGTGATCCACGCCACCAGGAAAGACATCCCCTGCATCTTCAGG GTGACATCATCGCAGCTGATTTCGCAGATctcgtctgtgtctctgctggtcCTGGCAGAGAGTGAGCTGGAGAAGAGAAAGTGGGTCCGGATCCTCGAGAGTCTGCAGAGCATCCTGACCAAGAACCTGCTGAGGAGCCAGCCGGTCCATGTTCTGCACGAGGCCTACGACGCTTCACTCCCGGTCATAAAGACCACGCTGTCAGCTGCTGTGATCG ATCGAGAGAGGGTCGCTCTGGGGACAGAAGATGGACTGTTTGTGGTGGAGGTCACCAGAGACG tgaTTGTGCGAGCAGTCGACAGTAAGAAGGTTTATCAGATCGATTTGATCCCGAAGGAGAAAATCGTGGCTCTGCTCTGTGGTCGCAATCGTCACGTTCACCTTCTCCCCTGGGGGGTGCTGGAGGGCGCAGAGCCTGCCTTTGACTTTAAGCTGGCAGAAACCAAAGGTTGCCAGGCTTTGACCACAGGGGTGCTCCGACCTGGAGGACCCGCCTGCCTGCTGGGTGCTGTCAAACGCCAG GTTCAGTGCTACGAGATCACTCGTGCAAAGCCCCACCATAAGAAGCTGTGGGAGGTTCAGGCTCCCGGTTCGGTGCAATGGTTGGGTATGGTGAAGGAGCGGCTGTGTGTCGGGTATCCTTCGGGCTTTGCTCTGCTGGCCCTGCAGGGCGAGTCTTCCCCCATCAGTCTGGTGAGCCCTGGTGACCCGTCGTTGGCCTTCCTGTCCCAACATCCCCTGGATGCACTGCATGCCCTGGAGGTCGGATCCAATGAATTGCTGCTCTGCTTCAGCCAGCTCGGCATCTATGTGGATGGACAGGGCCGCCGGTCCCGAACCCAGGAACTGATGTGGCCTGCCACACCGCTTGCTTGTA GCTCAAACTCGTCCCACCTGACGGTCTACAGTGAGTACGGAGTGGACGTCTTTGATATACACACCACTGAGTGGGTCCAGACAATCTCCCTCTGCAAG atCAGACCTTTGAACCCTGAAGGAACGTTAAACCTATTGAGTTCAGAACCTGCTCGTCTGATTTACTTCAGCAACACGTCCtcag agGGTGACCTCACCATACCGGAGACGTCAGACCACAGCAGGAAGTTGATGGTTCGAACTCGCAGCAAGAGGAAGTTTCTTTTCAAGGTTCCTGAGGAGGAGCGACTTCAGCAGAGGAG ggagATGCTCAGAGACCCTGAGCTCAGGTCGAGGATGATTTCTAACCCCACAAACTTTAACCACGTTGCTCACATGGGACCAGGAGATGGGATGCAAGTTCTCATGGACCTTCCTCTG agtgtgATGCCTTCCTCTCAGGACGACTCAGTGAAAGATAAGCCCCGCCCCCTGTCCAGTATCTCCCGGCAACACAGAAGCAAGACGCACATCACCCGCACCGcatcaggtacacacacacttacacacacacacattcacctgtCTCCAGTGACGTCATCTGATATCCTGATTTCGATTGGTTCAGATTTTGGGGGTGGAGCTCGTGGTGTCTCTGAACTCGACCAGGACCTGGACCGAGAG CCGGACTCAGACTCAACCAAACACTCGACTCCTTCTAACAGCTCCAACCCCAGCAGCCCTAACTCCCCCCACCGCAGCCGCCTCACCCTGGACAGCCTGGACTCTGAGCCCTGA
- the cdc42bpb gene encoding serine/threonine-protein kinase MRCK beta isoform X5 has translation MSAQVRLKRLEELLLEQRVEGCVSVEALLDLLLCLHSECSHGPLKREKHITDFLEWVRPFTTTVKDMRLHRDDFEMLKVIGRGAFGEVAVVKMKHTERVYAMKILNKWEMLKRAETACFREERDVLVKGDSQWITTLHYAFQDDNYLYLVMDYYVGGDLLTLLSKFEDRLPEDMAKFYVAEMVLAIHSIHQQNYIHRDIKPDNVLLDVNGHIRLADFGSCLRMMEDGTVQSSVAVGTPDYISPEILQAMEDGMGRYGPECDWWSLGVCMYEMLYGETPFYAESLVETYGKIMNHEERFQFPSHVTDVSEDAKDLIQRLLCSREHRIGLNGLSDFKSHAFFSGINWDNIRSAEAPYIPDVSSPTDTSNFDVDDDVLKNPDITPPVSHTGFTGQHLPFVGFTYTTDSCFSDRSSVSQAGHSRHQETEGGVGGGEEVEAFERRIRRLEQEKQELNRKLQESTQALQAPTRGGTLTRDKEIKKLNEEIERLKKKLADSDRLEHQLEEAVTLRQDYESSASKLKSVERQVKTLRQEKEDVHKQLSDSLERLRSHTKELKEAHSQRKLALQEFSELSERMTELRASKQRLSRQLRDKEEEMDALLQKMDAMKQEIRKTEKNRKELEAQLDDAKAEASKERKLREHSEVYSKQLETELESLKSQQGRGAATGGAESQQELSRLKAELDKKILFYEEELLRRDSAHSSEIKNLRKDLHESEGAQLAANKELLQVRDKLDKAKRDRQTEMDEAVVTLKGNFEREKHLLTEENRKMTVETDKLCAFVDKLTAQNRQLEDELQDVSSKRESVAHWEAQIAEIIQWVSDEKDARGYLQALATKMTEELETLRSSNLGTRPLDPLWKVRRSQKLDMSARLELQSALDAEIRAKQLVLDELRKVKAANINLESKLKESEERSREMGEQMENLKKEMEDSRSRSDRGLKLPDFQDSIFEYFNTSPLAPDLTFRTLEIDCITQRSGTLSPSPSTTSEHEEVKAASVPSSPSPTYQSSALTTPKPKAHQLSIKTFSSPTQCTHCTSLMVGLLRQGYACEVCSFICHVTCKDHAPLVCPIPAEQAKRPQGIDVQRGIGTAYKGFVRVPKPSGVKKGWQRAFAVVSDCKLFLYDVPEGKSTQPGVVASLVLDLRDEEFSVSSVLASDVIHATRKDIPCIFRVTSSQLISQISSVSLLVLAESELEKRKWVRILESLQSILTKNLLRSQPVHVLHEAYDASLPVIKTTLSAAVIDRERVALGTEDGLFVVEVTRDVIVRAVDSKKVYQIDLIPKEKIVALLCGRNRHVHLLPWGVLEGAEPAFDFKLAETKGCQALTTGVLRPGGPACLLGAVKRQVQCYEITRAKPHHKKLWEVQAPGSVQWLGMVKERLCVGYPSGFALLALQGESSPISLVSPGDPSLAFLSQHPLDALHALEVGSNELLLCFSQLGIYVDGQGRRSRTQELMWPATPLACSSNSSHLTVYSEYGVDVFDIHTTEWVQTISLCKIRPLNPEGTLNLLSSEPARLIYFSNTSSEGDLTIPETSDHSRKLMVRTRSKRKFLFKVPEEERLQQRREMLRDPELRSRMISNPTNFNHVAHMGPGDGMQVLMDLPLIGDGACLSPSPSPSPSPSSSSSRHTLISPPSNFEHVYHMTSASAGAFLQKDASSSSSQQSLLQPSSSSSSPSISSLGRSVMPSSQDDSVKDKPRPLSSISRQHRSKTHITRTASDFGGGARGVSELDQDLDREPDSDSTKHSTPSNSSNPSSPNSPHRSRLTLDSLDSEP, from the exons ATGTCGGCTCAGGTCCGTCTGAAGcggctggaggagctgctgctggagcagcGGGTGGAgggatgtgtgagtgtggaggCGCTGCTCgacctgctgctctgcctccacTCCGAGTGCTCCCACGGGCCGCTGAAGAGGGAGAAGCACATCACTGACTTCCTGGAGTGGG tgagaCCGTTCACCACCACAGTGAAGGACATGCGGCTGCACAGGGATGATTTTGAGATGCTGAAGGTGATTGGACGAGGAGCTTTTGGAGAG gttgCCGTGGTgaagatgaaacacacagagagagtttACGCCATGAAGATCCTCAATAAGTGGGAGATGTTAAAGAGAGCAGAG ACTGCGTGTTTCCGTGAAGAGCGTGACGTTCTGGTGAAAGGAGACAGTCAATGGATCACAACTCTGCACTATGCCTTCCAGGACGACAACTACCTG TACCTGGTAATGGACTACTACGTTGGCGGAGACCTGCTGACTCTGCTCAGTAAGTTTGAGGATCGTCTTCCGGAGGACATGGCGAAGTTCTACGTGGCAGAGATGGTTCTCGCCATCCACTCCATCCACCAGCAGAACTACATCCACAG AGACATTAAACCTGACAACGTCCTTCTCGATGTCAACGGTCACATCCGTCTGGCCGACTTCGGATCCTGTCTCCGCATGATGGAGGACGGCACG GTCCAGTCCTCGGTGGCGGTGGGAACTCCGGACTACATCTCCCCTGAGATCCTGCAGGCGATGGAAGACGGGATGGGACGCTATGGACCCGAGTGTGACTGGTGGTCTCTGGGAGTCTGCATGTACGAGATGCTGTATGGAGAAACGCCGTTCTACGCGGAGTCGCTGGTGGAAACTTACGGAAAGATCATGAACCATGAG GAGCGTTTCCAGTTCCCGTCCCACGTGACCGACGTGTCGGAGGATGCCAAAGACCTGATCCAGCGCCTGCTTTGCTCTAGAGAACATCGGATTGGTCTGAACGGGCTCTCCGACTTCAAGAGCCACGCGTTTTTCAGTGGCATCAACTGGGACAACATCCGGTCGGCTGAGGCCCCCTACATCCCAGACGTGTCCTCGCCCACTGACACATCCAACTTTGATGTGGACGACGATGTCCTCAAGAACCCG gacATCACCCCACCAGTGTCTCACACTGGTTTCACTGGTCAGCACCTCCCCTTCGTTGGCTTCACCTACACCACCGACAGTTGCTTCTCCGACCGCAGCTCCGTCAGCCAGGCAGGGCACAGCCGCCACCAGGAAACTGAGGGAGGGGTTGGGGGAGGTGAAGAGGTGGAGGCGTTTGAGAGGAGGATCCGCCGCctggagcaggagaagcaggaacTGAACCGCAAACTGCAGG AGTCGACTCAGGCGCTGCAGGCCCCGACTAGAGGTGGAACTCTGACTCGAGACAAAGAGATCAAGAAATTGAATGAGGAGATCGAGCGGCTGAAGAAGAAGCTGGCAG ACTCTGATAGGCTGGAGCACCAGCTAGAGGAGGCGGTTACCCTCAGACAGGATTATGAGAGCTCCGCCTCCAAACTGAAGAGTGTGGAGAGACAGGTGAAGACACTGAGGCAAGAGAAGGAGGATGTCCATAAG cagctgtcCGACTCTCTGGAGCGCCTGAGGAGTCACACGAAGGAGTTGAAGGAGGCTCACTCTCAGAGGAAGTTGGCACTGCAGGAGTTCTCAGAGCTGTCAGAGAGGATGACCGAACTCCGTGCCTCCAAACAGCGTCTGTCCCGTCAGCTCCgggacaaagaggaggagatggacgcCCTCCTGCAGAAGATGGATGCCATGAAACAGGAGATCCGCAAGACTGAGAAGAACCGCAAGGAG CTGGAGGCTCAGCTGGACGACGCCAAGGCCGAGGCATCAAAGGAGCGGAAGCTGAGGGAGCACAGTGAGGTCTACTCCAAACAGCTGGAGACGGAGCTGGAGAGCCTAAAG TCTCAGCAGGGTCGGGGAGCAGCCACCGGGGGGGCAGAGTCTCAGCAGGAGCTGTCCCGTCTGAAGGCGGAGCTTGATAAGAAGATTTTGTTCTatgaggaggagctgctgaggaGAGACTCTGCCCACTCCTCAGAGATCAAGAACCTCCGCAAAGACCTGCACGAGTCTGAGGGGGCACAGCTCGCTGCCAacaaggagctgctgcaggtccGAGACAAGCTGGACAAGGCCAAGAGAGACAG acAAACTGAGATGGATGAAGCTGTGGTGACGCTGAAGGGAAATTTTGAGCGAGAGAAACATCTGCTGAcggaagaaaacaggaaaatgacaGTGGAGACAGACAAG TTGTGCGCGTTCGTGGACAAACTAACTGCTCAGAATCGTCAGCTGGAGGATGAGCTTCAGGATGTGTCGtcgaagagagagagtgtcGCTCACTGGGAGGCTCAGATTGCTGAAATCATCCAGTG GGTGAGCGATGAGAAGGATGCTCGAGGTTACCTTCAGGCTCTGGCCACCAAGATGACGGAGGAACTGGAAACACTACGTAGCTCCAACCTGGGGACCAGGCCTCTG gACCCGCTGTGGAAGGTGCGTCGCAGTCAGAAGTTGGACATGTCGGCTCGTCTGGAACTTCAGTCGGCCCTAGACGCTGAGATCAGAGCCAAACAGCTGGTTTTGGATGAGCTGCGAAAAGTCAAAGCTGCCAACATCAATCtggagag TAAGCTTAAGGAGTCTGAAGAGAGGAGTAGGGAGATGGGGGAACAGATGGAGAATCTGAAGAAGGAGATGGAGGACAGTCGCTCCCGTTCAGACAGAG GTCTGAAGCTTCCAGATTTCCAAGACTCcatctttgaatatttcaacACGTCACCTCTGGCTCCAGACCTGACCTTCAGA ACCTTAGAGATAGACTGCATCACCCAGAGATCGGGGACCCTCTCCCCCTCACCCTCTACCACATCCGAACACGAG GAAGTTAAAGCAGCATCAGTCCCATCAAGCCCCTCCCCCACCTACCAGAGCTCAGCACTGACCACACCAAAA cccAAAGCTCATCAGCTGAGCATCAAGACGTTCTCCAGTCCAACTCAGTGTACACACTGCACCTCACTGATGGTGGGACTCCTCCGCCAGGGCTACGCCTGCGAAG tgtgtTCCTTCATCTGTCACGTTACCTGTAAAGACCACGCCCCCCTAGTCTGTCCAATCCCAGCAGAGCAGGCCAAGAGGCCTCAGGGCATCGACGTCCAGAGAGGCATCGGCACTGCGTACAAGGGATTTGTCAGG gtTCCTAAGCCCAGCGGCGTAAAGAAGGGCTGGCAGCGAGCGTTCGCCGTGGTCTCTGACTGTAAACTGTTTCTCTATGATGTCCCAGAGGGGAAGTCCACGCAGCCAGGTGTGGTGGCCAGTCTGGTCCTAGACCTCAG AGATGAGGAGTTCTCCGTAAGCTCTGTCTTGGCATCAGATGTGATCCACGCCACCAGGAAAGACATCCCCTGCATCTTCAGG GTGACATCATCGCAGCTGATTTCGCAGATctcgtctgtgtctctgctggtcCTGGCAGAGAGTGAGCTGGAGAAGAGAAAGTGGGTCCGGATCCTCGAGAGTCTGCAGAGCATCCTGACCAAGAACCTGCTGAGGAGCCAGCCGGTCCATGTTCTGCACGAGGCCTACGACGCTTCACTCCCGGTCATAAAGACCACGCTGTCAGCTGCTGTGATCG ATCGAGAGAGGGTCGCTCTGGGGACAGAAGATGGACTGTTTGTGGTGGAGGTCACCAGAGACG tgaTTGTGCGAGCAGTCGACAGTAAGAAGGTTTATCAGATCGATTTGATCCCGAAGGAGAAAATCGTGGCTCTGCTCTGTGGTCGCAATCGTCACGTTCACCTTCTCCCCTGGGGGGTGCTGGAGGGCGCAGAGCCTGCCTTTGACTTTAAGCTGGCAGAAACCAAAGGTTGCCAGGCTTTGACCACAGGGGTGCTCCGACCTGGAGGACCCGCCTGCCTGCTGGGTGCTGTCAAACGCCAG GTTCAGTGCTACGAGATCACTCGTGCAAAGCCCCACCATAAGAAGCTGTGGGAGGTTCAGGCTCCCGGTTCGGTGCAATGGTTGGGTATGGTGAAGGAGCGGCTGTGTGTCGGGTATCCTTCGGGCTTTGCTCTGCTGGCCCTGCAGGGCGAGTCTTCCCCCATCAGTCTGGTGAGCCCTGGTGACCCGTCGTTGGCCTTCCTGTCCCAACATCCCCTGGATGCACTGCATGCCCTGGAGGTCGGATCCAATGAATTGCTGCTCTGCTTCAGCCAGCTCGGCATCTATGTGGATGGACAGGGCCGCCGGTCCCGAACCCAGGAACTGATGTGGCCTGCCACACCGCTTGCTTGTA GCTCAAACTCGTCCCACCTGACGGTCTACAGTGAGTACGGAGTGGACGTCTTTGATATACACACCACTGAGTGGGTCCAGACAATCTCCCTCTGCAAG atCAGACCTTTGAACCCTGAAGGAACGTTAAACCTATTGAGTTCAGAACCTGCTCGTCTGATTTACTTCAGCAACACGTCCtcag agGGTGACCTCACCATACCGGAGACGTCAGACCACAGCAGGAAGTTGATGGTTCGAACTCGCAGCAAGAGGAAGTTTCTTTTCAAGGTTCCTGAGGAGGAGCGACTTCAGCAGAGGAG ggagATGCTCAGAGACCCTGAGCTCAGGTCGAGGATGATTTCTAACCCCACAAACTTTAACCACGTTGCTCACATGGGACCAGGAGATGGGATGCAAGTTCTCATGGACCTTCCTCTG ATTGGTGATGGTGCCTGCCTCTcgccctccccctccccctctccctctccctcttcctcttcctcccgtCACACcctcatctctcctccctccaacTTTGAGCACGTCTATCACATGACGTCGGCATCAGCCGGTGCCTTCTTGCAGAAAgacgcctcctcttcctcctcccagcAGAGCCTCCTGcagccctcctcctcttcctcctctccctccatctcctctttggGAAGG agtgtgATGCCTTCCTCTCAGGACGACTCAGTGAAAGATAAGCCCCGCCCCCTGTCCAGTATCTCCCGGCAACACAGAAGCAAGACGCACATCACCCGCACCGcatcag ATTTTGGGGGTGGAGCTCGTGGTGTCTCTGAACTCGACCAGGACCTGGACCGAGAG CCGGACTCAGACTCAACCAAACACTCGACTCCTTCTAACAGCTCCAACCCCAGCAGCCCTAACTCCCCCCACCGCAGCCGCCTCACCCTGGACAGCCTGGACTCTGAGCCCTGA